A single region of the Leptodactylus fuscus isolate aLepFus1 chromosome 5, aLepFus1.hap2, whole genome shotgun sequence genome encodes:
- the LOC142204412 gene encoding extracellular calcium-sensing receptor-like → MTQVLCNKVNHIHEAVDGTSHNHFVPSHDSHYVTFFTERSQLGNEDMMVQRKKRISPDYASTQAILVLYFHFESYQQLQAMMFAIEEINKDPDTLTNVTLGFQAYDSCDVLHLDLESSLQVLTGTNSTIPNYRCTPDVPLTAVIGPAVSTHSILLAHILGIYRYSQISHYSTSRQLSDHKQFPSFFRTVPSDAFQSLGLAKLVLHFGWTWVGLLAMDNDYGQQGIQMVRQEIIKGGACVAFTENIMMNKPDRNAPNIVKVIRESTVKVIIVFSTDVDFIPVLEEMLRYDITNKTFVASEAWSTSSFHSIGRFSSLLTGTIGLAFYSGHIPGLSRFLKTVHPNSSLEKNWIKIFWEQTFNCKFLLEKNLTNVLDTTVNKCTGQENLENIKNTFTDVSSLRTTYNVYTAVHVVAKALEDLMECRLAKGHPLSRYGCADIFRLTPWQLLYYMKKVRLKLSGGRELYFDENGDPPAVYDIVNWQMSPEGTIQQIKVGSYDAAASTGGFFTINTSLLLWATEDHQVPMSVCTPSCPYGFWKAAIRGEPVCCFECVPCPHGEITNKTDSLDCMKCPLDQWPNIEKSQCFPKAIEYLSFEDPLGTSLTTISILSSLVPDFILRLFVRHKSSPVVKANNYSLSCLLLLSLSFCFLSSTVFIGYPQPEKCLFRQATFGMVFALCISCILAKTVMVVLAFMATKPGSSLRKWATPQVSYMIVSIGFLLQFVLCITWLSLAPPFPQYSTHYQSMVIIVECNEGSSIAFWTMLGYLFLLATISFVVAFLARRLPDSFNEAQFITFSMLAFLSVWISYIPASLSAKGKYTVAMEIFAILASSWALTICMFFPKCFIILFRPSLNSKVNIMRKDRDHS, encoded by the exons ATGACGCAAGTCCTGTGCAACAAAGTGAACCACATCCATGAAG CCGTAGACGGGACGTCGCACAACCACTTTGTGCCCTCTCATGACAGTCATTATGTGACTTTTTTCACCGAGAGATCACAGCTGGGAAATGAAGACATGATGGTTCAG AGAAAGAAGAGGATTTCTCCAGACTACGCTTCCACACAAGCCATACTTGTTCTATA CTTCCACTTTGAAAGCTATCAACAGCTCCAAGCAATGATGTTTGCCATAGAGGAGATCAACAAAGACCCTGATACTCTGACCAATGTCACCCTGGGCTTCCAAGCTTACGATTCATGTGATGTTCTCCACCTGGACTTAGAAAGCTCGCTGCAAGTATTAACAGGAACCAACTCAACCATCCCCAACTACCGATGTACTCCAGACGTGCCCCTTACTGCCGTTATTGGGCCTGCAGTCTCCACACATTCAATTCTGCTTGCACATATCCTTGGGATCTACAGGTATTCTCAG atcAGTCATTACTCAACAAGTCGTCAGCTGAGTGACCACAAACAATTTCCTTCTTTCTTCAGGACGGTTCCAAGTGATGCTTTCCAGTCTTTGGGACTAGCCAAACTGGTCTTGCATTTTGGTTGGACCTGGGTTGGTCTACTGGCAATGGATAATGATTATGGTCAACAAGGGATTCAGATGGTCAGGCAGGAGATCATAAAAGGTGGAGCCTGTGTGGCTTTTACCGAGAACATTATGATGAATAAACCAGATCGCAATGCGCCTAACATCGTGAAGGTGATACGGGAGTCTACTGTCAAAGTGATCATTGTCTTCTCCACAGATGTTGACTTTATTCCAGTGCTAGAAGAGATGTTGAGATATGACATCACAAACAAAACTTTTGTGGCTAGTGAAGCTTGGTCTACGTCTAGCTTTCACTCCATAGGGCGGTTTTCGAGCCTTCTAACAGGTACCATTGGTCTTGCCTTCTACAGTGGACATATTCCAGGACTTAGCAGGTTCCTAAAAACAGTTCATCCAAATTCATCTTTGGAAAAGAACTGGATTAAGATATTTTGGGAACAAACTTTTAATTGCAAGTTCCTCCTCGAAAAGAACTTGACAAATGTTTTGGACACCACTGTAAATAAATGTACAGGACAAGAGAACCTGGAAAACATCAAGAATACCTTTACTGATGTCTCCAGCTTACGGACAACATACAATGTGTACACGGCAGTCCATGTTGTGGCAAAAGCATTGGAAGATCTGATGGAGTGTAGACTGGCCAAAGGTCATCCATTATCACGATATGGCTGTGCAGATATTTTTCGACTGACCCCCTGGCAG CTTCTCTACTATATGAAGAAAGTGAGGTTGAAACTAAGCGGTGGAAGAGAACTTTACTTTGACGAGAATGGAGATCCTCCCGCAGTCTATGACATTGTCAACTGGCAGATGAGCCCAGAAGGAACCATACAACAAATCAAGGTTGGCAGTTATGACGCCGCAGCATCCACTGGTGGCTTCTTTACCATAAACACAAGTTTGTTGCTGTGGGCGACTGAGGATCACCAG GTCCCTATGTCCGTATGTACTCCAAGCTGTCCATATGGGTTTTGGAAAGCAGCCataagaggagaaccagtctGTTGCTTTGAGTGTGTCCCTTGCCCTCATGGAGAGATCACCAATAAAACAG ATTCTCTGGATTGTATGAAGTGTCCTCTGGACCAGTGGCCAAATATCGAAAAATCCCAATGCTTTCCCAAAGCTATAGAATACCTTTCTTTTGAAGACCCACTTGGGACGTCCTTGACTACCATCAGTATATTGTCTTCTTTGGTCCCTGATTTTATTTTGAGACTGTTTGTTCGACATAAATCCAGCCCAGTTGTTAAAGCCAACAATTACTCCCTGAGTTGTCTCCTTCTCTTGTCCTTGTCCttctgcttcctctcctccaccGTGTTCATCGGTTACCCTCAGCCTGAGAAATGCTTGTTCCGTCAGGCTACATTTGGCATGGTCTTTGCTTTGTGCATCTCCTGCATTTTGGCTAAAACAGTCATGGTGGTGCTTGCATTTATGGCCACCAAACCAGGCAGCAGTCTACGGAAATGGGCAACACCTCAAGTTTCTTACATGATAGTTTCTATCGGATTCCTGTTACAGTTTGTCTTGTGCATCACTTGGTTGTCCCTTGCACCTCCATTCCCACAGTACAGCACCCACTATCAGTCTATGGTCATCATAGTTGAATGTAATGAAGGTTCCTCCATCGCCTTCTGGACCATGTTGGGTTATCTCTTCCTTTTGGCCACCATCAGTTTTGTTGTTGCCTTCCTTGCTCGAAGACTTCCCGACAGCTTCAATGAAGCCCAGTTTATCACATTCAGTATGTTGGCCTTCCTCAGTGTCTGGATATCTTATATCCCAGCCTCCCTTAGTGCTAAGGGCAAATACACAGTGGCCATGGAAATATTTGCCATATTGGCATCCAGTTGGGCTTTGACGATCTGCATGTTTTTCCCCAAATGTTTTATAATACTTTTCCGACCAAGTCTGAACTCAAAAGTTAATATCATGAGGAAAGACAGAGATCATAGCTGA